A genomic region of uncultured Paludibaculum sp. contains the following coding sequences:
- a CDS encoding DUF5076 domain-containing protein gives MFKSRKNVDRDLSVPAEVETDPKAREVVRAWVANGGLVCALRPETWSDASIWGILLADVARHVANAVHDLNGDEPGATVEKIRALFNAELAAPTDEPTGHF, from the coding sequence GTGTTCAAATCCAGAAAGAATGTGGACCGAGATCTCAGTGTTCCGGCAGAGGTCGAAACCGATCCCAAAGCTCGGGAGGTAGTCCGGGCGTGGGTGGCGAATGGCGGACTCGTCTGCGCGTTGCGGCCAGAGACGTGGTCTGACGCCTCCATTTGGGGAATCCTCCTGGCTGATGTTGCCCGGCACGTGGCCAATGCAGTCCACGACCTCAACGGCGACGAACCTGGCGCCACGGTGGAGAAGATCCGGGCACTCTTCAACGCCGAACTGGCCGCCCCTACTGATGAGCCGACGGGTCATTTCTGA